The Amycolatopsis sp. 195334CR genome window below encodes:
- a CDS encoding NAD(P)H-dependent oxidoreductase — protein MALLHLDSSAHRAAESTSRQLTAEFARRWLARHRGAGYRYRDLAAEPVAPIGAAYCALGRRVEQHGMAPAEGLIETAAERREWALTRELVDELLASDVLLIGAPMYNYSAPAALKAWIDRVSFPGVLELADLRVVVVTACGGAYETSERDFLTPYLRAYFGKQGVVNLEIVTADRTLAWLVPGREPDRPAAAESLAAARARLIHLADTV, from the coding sequence GTGGCTTTGTTGCATCTGGACTCCAGCGCGCACCGTGCTGCCGAGTCGACCAGCCGTCAGCTCACCGCGGAGTTCGCCCGGCGCTGGCTCGCCCGGCATCGCGGTGCCGGTTACCGGTACCGGGATCTCGCGGCCGAGCCGGTCGCGCCGATCGGTGCGGCGTACTGCGCACTCGGCCGTCGCGTGGAACAGCACGGCATGGCGCCCGCCGAGGGCCTGATCGAGACCGCGGCCGAGCGCCGCGAGTGGGCGCTGACCCGGGAACTGGTCGACGAACTGCTGGCCAGCGACGTCCTCCTGATCGGCGCGCCGATGTACAACTACTCGGCGCCCGCCGCGCTCAAGGCGTGGATCGACCGGGTCAGCTTCCCCGGCGTGCTCGAGCTCGCGGACCTGCGGGTGGTCGTGGTGACCGCGTGCGGCGGCGCCTACGAGACCAGCGAGCGGGACTTCCTCACCCCGTACCTGCGGGCTTACTTCGGCAAACAGGGTGTGGTGAACCTCGAAATCGTCACGGCGGACCGGACCCTGGCCTGGCTCGTACCGGGCCGGGAACCCGACCGACCGGCCGCCGCCGAGTCACTCGCCGCGGCCCGGGCCCGCCTGATCCACCTGGCCGACACGGTCTGA
- a CDS encoding ABC transporter permease translates to MTMMLRHGWFEIRLLFRRKLTLFSATVLPVGLCVLTWFTVRDAPPENWGTLVGDRFTMLMVLSVFMTSMTIYTARRQSLVLKRLRTTELPDAGVIGAITMPVVAMGVVQALVYFGFCLYLGAPMPVHLWLVVLGMAAGLVLTVAAGMATAALSKSVEATHVTSFPVLVGALAGLFMVGSSSTGVATAGVLMPLLGPADLLAKGWTGFDTGPVPITTALGSTLLWAVVFAAVIGRFFKWEPRS, encoded by the coding sequence ATGACGATGATGCTGCGACACGGGTGGTTCGAGATCCGGCTGCTGTTCCGGCGGAAGCTGACGCTGTTCTCGGCGACCGTGCTGCCGGTCGGGCTGTGCGTGCTGACCTGGTTCACCGTGCGGGACGCGCCGCCGGAGAACTGGGGCACGCTGGTCGGCGACCGGTTCACCATGCTGATGGTGCTGTCGGTGTTCATGACCAGCATGACCATCTACACCGCGCGGCGGCAGTCGCTGGTGCTCAAGCGGTTGCGGACCACGGAGCTGCCCGACGCCGGGGTGATCGGCGCGATCACCATGCCGGTGGTGGCGATGGGCGTGGTGCAGGCGCTGGTGTACTTCGGGTTCTGCCTGTACCTCGGCGCGCCGATGCCGGTGCACCTGTGGCTGGTGGTGCTGGGCATGGCCGCCGGGCTGGTGCTGACGGTGGCCGCCGGCATGGCCACGGCGGCGCTGAGCAAGAGCGTCGAAGCGACGCACGTGACCTCGTTCCCGGTGCTGGTGGGGGCGCTGGCCGGGTTGTTCATGGTGGGTTCGTCGAGCACCGGCGTGGCCACCGCGGGGGTGCTGATGCCGTTGCTCGGGCCGGCCGACCTGCTCGCGAAGGGGTGGACGGGCTTCGACACCGGCCCCGTCCCGATCACCACGGCGCTGGGGTCGACCCTGCTGTGGGCTGTCGTGTTCGCCGCGGTCATCGGCCGCTTCTTCAAGTGGGAGCCACGCTCGTGA
- a CDS encoding ABC transporter ATP-binding protein, producing the protein MNAIEISELKYSYDGFTAVDGVDFTVRAGEIFALLGTNGAGKTTTLEMIEGFRRPEAGRIRVFDHDPARARSRLKPRMGVMLQQAGLIEELSTAETLRLWGALSSRTDDVDAQLDRVELGHRRDTRVEQLSGGEQRRLDFALATWGRPELVVLDEPTTGLDPESRQRLWKTVERMRDEGSTILLTTHYLEEAEALADRVAIMHQGRISVAGALTDVLAAHPSRISARVPMPALDHPLPLFDGTLESTLDERGALLVVETGALQDDLGLLIDWARQHGVVLERLSATQASLSEIFLTVGAGR; encoded by the coding sequence ATGAACGCGATCGAGATTTCCGAACTGAAGTACTCCTACGACGGCTTCACCGCCGTGGACGGCGTCGACTTCACCGTGCGGGCGGGCGAGATCTTCGCCCTGCTCGGCACGAACGGCGCGGGCAAGACGACCACGCTGGAGATGATCGAGGGCTTCCGGCGGCCGGAAGCCGGCCGCATCCGGGTGTTCGACCACGATCCGGCGCGGGCGAGATCGCGGCTGAAGCCCCGGATGGGGGTGATGCTGCAGCAGGCGGGGCTGATCGAGGAGCTGTCCACCGCGGAGACCCTCCGCTTGTGGGGGGCGCTGAGCAGCCGCACCGACGACGTCGACGCGCAGCTGGACCGCGTGGAACTCGGGCACCGCCGGGACACCCGCGTCGAGCAGCTGTCCGGCGGTGAGCAGCGGCGGCTCGACTTCGCGCTGGCCACCTGGGGACGGCCGGAGCTGGTGGTGCTGGACGAGCCGACCACCGGGCTGGACCCGGAATCGCGGCAGCGGCTGTGGAAGACGGTCGAGCGGATGCGCGACGAGGGCAGCACGATCCTGCTCACCACGCACTACCTGGAGGAGGCCGAGGCGCTGGCCGACCGGGTGGCGATCATGCACCAGGGCCGGATCTCGGTGGCGGGCGCGCTGACCGACGTGCTCGCCGCGCACCCGTCGCGGATCTCCGCGCGGGTGCCCATGCCCGCGCTCGACCACCCGCTGCCGCTGTTCGACGGCACCCTCGAGTCCACATTGGACGAACGGGGGGCGTTGCTGGTGGTGGAGACCGGTGCGCTGCAGGACGACCTCGGCCTGCTGATCGACTGGGCGCGGCAGCACGGCGTGGTGCTGGAGCGGCTGTCCGCGACGCAGGCGTCCCTCTCCGAAATCTTCCTCACGGTGGGAGCCGGGCGATGA
- a CDS encoding sensor histidine kinase, with protein sequence MRGIRWRVRGRDRAALESLRRYTRYNILFSVFAVGSVLVLAEVRDHLDAARLVALVAGLVLGGLGHWRWTVRSIDGPIERMPWWQAGALTALAGGLLAIAFGTEGHGVVWSLAAGLIGHDLLIGRFPEAGWRFGVGFAALMGLTAAVSMVVTGQPGAPGQGVLTFALTLLMTYAEVLLLRQWRLTLELEKARHDAAELATTKERLRLAEDLHDILGHALEVVSLKSELASRLSEVDPERSRAELTEVQRLARGAVHDVRALVQGRRSTELVIEMAGARGLLESAGIRWQFTGDPARLGAESSELLGRVLREAVTNLLRHADASHCLVRLEIRRDRAVLHVRNDGVAPMRQDGREGSGLRGLNRRITEAGGEFSAEPHGNAFEVRAEVPR encoded by the coding sequence GTGCGCGGAATCAGGTGGCGGGTGCGGGGACGGGATCGGGCCGCCCTCGAATCGTTGCGCCGCTACACCCGGTACAACATCCTGTTCTCGGTGTTCGCGGTCGGCAGTGTGCTGGTGCTGGCCGAGGTGCGGGACCACCTGGACGCCGCGCGCCTGGTGGCGCTGGTGGCCGGGCTGGTACTGGGCGGACTGGGGCACTGGCGCTGGACGGTGCGCTCGATCGACGGTCCGATCGAGCGGATGCCGTGGTGGCAGGCCGGTGCGCTCACCGCTCTCGCGGGCGGGCTGCTGGCCATCGCCTTCGGCACCGAGGGCCACGGCGTGGTGTGGTCGCTGGCCGCCGGGCTGATCGGGCACGACCTGCTGATCGGGCGGTTCCCCGAGGCGGGCTGGCGGTTCGGCGTCGGGTTCGCGGCGCTGATGGGGCTCACCGCGGCGGTCAGCATGGTGGTCACGGGTCAGCCAGGGGCGCCGGGGCAGGGCGTGCTGACCTTCGCGCTGACCCTGCTGATGACCTACGCCGAGGTGCTCCTGCTCAGGCAGTGGCGGCTCACGCTGGAACTGGAGAAGGCCCGCCACGACGCCGCGGAACTGGCCACCACCAAGGAAAGGCTGCGGCTGGCCGAGGACCTGCATGACATCCTCGGGCACGCACTGGAGGTGGTGTCGTTGAAGAGCGAACTGGCCAGCAGGCTCAGCGAAGTCGATCCCGAGCGGTCGCGGGCCGAACTCACCGAGGTGCAGCGGCTGGCCAGGGGCGCGGTGCACGACGTGCGCGCGCTGGTGCAGGGCAGGCGGTCCACCGAGCTGGTGATCGAGATGGCCGGGGCCCGCGGACTGCTCGAATCGGCGGGCATCCGGTGGCAGTTCACCGGCGATCCGGCGCGGCTCGGCGCCGAGTCGAGCGAGCTGCTCGGCCGGGTGCTGCGCGAGGCGGTGACCAATCTGCTCCGGCACGCCGACGCGAGCCATTGCCTGGTGCGCCTGGAGATCCGCCGCGATCGGGCGGTGCTGCACGTGCGCAACGACGGCGTCGCGCCGATGCGGCAGGACGGTCGCGAAGGTTCCGGCCTGCGCGGGCTGAACCGGCGCATCACCGAAGCGGGCGGGGAATTCAGCGCCGAACCCCACGGCAACGCCTTCGAGGTGCGGGCGGAGGTGCCCCGGTGA
- a CDS encoding DNA-binding response regulator translates to MIRIVLADDEQLTRQAIESLLNLEPDLTVVAGVPDGAAALAAVAEHRPDVLVVDHEMPVLDGLAVLDRIAAAHPAVRSVMLTRHARPGVLRQALSSGAKGFLAKTAPASLLADVIRRVHSGLRYVDPEFAADAIAEVDCPLTERELDVLRLVDDTTTATEIARAMHLSAGTVRNYTSSAMAKLGARSRGQAARIARDHGWI, encoded by the coding sequence GTGATCCGCATCGTGCTGGCCGACGACGAGCAGCTGACCCGGCAGGCCATCGAGTCGCTGCTCAACCTGGAACCGGACCTGACCGTGGTGGCCGGGGTGCCGGACGGCGCCGCCGCGCTGGCCGCGGTCGCCGAGCACCGGCCGGACGTGCTCGTGGTGGACCACGAGATGCCGGTGCTCGACGGCCTCGCCGTGCTCGACCGGATCGCCGCCGCCCATCCGGCGGTGCGCTCGGTGATGCTCACCCGGCACGCGCGGCCGGGCGTGCTGCGGCAGGCGCTTTCCTCCGGTGCCAAGGGTTTCCTGGCGAAGACCGCACCGGCCTCGCTGCTCGCCGACGTGATCCGCCGAGTCCACTCCGGACTGCGGTACGTCGACCCCGAGTTCGCCGCCGACGCGATCGCCGAGGTCGACTGCCCGCTGACCGAACGCGAGCTGGACGTGCTGCGCCTGGTAGACGACACCACCACCGCCACCGAGATCGCGCGGGCGATGCACCTGTCGGCGGGTACCGTGCGCAACTACACCTCGTCGGCGATGGCGAAGCTGGGTGCGCGCAGCCGCGGGCAAGCGGCTCGCATCGCCCGCGACCACGGCTGGATCTAG
- a CDS encoding M15 family metallopeptidase — MSHILRKVLAAAAAVLVSGATFAAPASAAPPRPFVVLQDFAPTIQHDIRYYGPHNFVGTKIDGYREPLCILTRPAAEALRRVQWKMLSRGYTLKVYDCFRPQRSVDHFVRWAKDLEDEKMKPEFYPNVAKDRLFADGYIAEKSGHSRGSTVDLTVVKLPPRHQRPYVPGEPLQPCTAPAGERFPDNSVDMGTGFDCFDTLSHTANPLITGKARENRDLLVNTMAEAGFRNLVEEWWHFTLNDEPYPDTYFDFPVSRKSVYRP, encoded by the coding sequence ATGTCGCACATCCTCCGCAAGGTGCTCGCCGCCGCGGCCGCCGTCCTGGTCTCCGGCGCCACCTTCGCCGCGCCCGCTTCGGCGGCCCCGCCCCGCCCGTTCGTCGTGCTGCAGGACTTCGCCCCGACCATCCAGCACGACATCCGGTACTACGGCCCGCACAACTTCGTCGGCACGAAGATCGACGGCTACCGCGAACCGCTGTGCATCCTCACCCGCCCGGCCGCCGAGGCGTTGCGGCGCGTGCAGTGGAAGATGCTCAGCCGCGGGTACACGCTGAAGGTCTACGACTGCTTCCGCCCGCAGCGCTCGGTCGACCACTTCGTGCGCTGGGCCAAGGACCTCGAAGACGAGAAGATGAAGCCCGAGTTCTACCCCAACGTGGCCAAGGACCGGCTGTTCGCGGACGGCTACATCGCGGAGAAGTCGGGCCACAGCCGGGGCAGCACGGTCGACCTGACCGTGGTGAAGCTGCCGCCGCGCCACCAGCGGCCGTACGTGCCCGGTGAACCGCTCCAGCCGTGCACCGCGCCCGCCGGCGAGCGCTTCCCGGACAACTCGGTGGACATGGGCACCGGCTTCGACTGCTTCGACACGCTCTCGCACACGGCGAACCCGCTGATCACCGGGAAGGCCCGGGAGAACCGCGACCTGCTGGTGAACACCATGGCCGAGGCCGGGTTCCGGAACCTGGTCGAGGAGTGGTGGCACTTCACCCTCAACGACGAGCCGTACCCGGACACCTACTTCGACTTCCCGGTGTCCCGGAAGTCGGTGTACCGGCCCTAG
- a CDS encoding selenium-binding family protein has product MLSTSPRWRKLVIGALAGVLAVGAVTYQGSSTEAYADVQTFTDSKTASDGKQYWVKNHLVGGQQTARAAGEKRKKWLLVWAGDENIADTLVKDVKNLPGSLAGGLGKVTNALPGPDFLAVIDATEGSSTYGKVVNTATVGPLVENEPHHMQYVWHKGDTIYAGALFAAATYAFDVSALPELKLKGISLPTNTLGGSVPDAYWTLKDGTAYGTYMGGPVVPGPYAYANGQVAVGNGFAGSPGALVRFDQTGKVLSQTSAATPQGDNAKLCANLPQLGKPTCANPHGIQAREDLNTLVTSDYAEPRNIILDPVKQPSPYLRRPTVRTWDITERDNPKLKAVSYLQDGPRADPADPLHAESRAVMETTVTNLPGHKGAFAQTMQGGAVHYTPDITAKEPKWVEVFDDGAANKAIHAGNDSNGGGSNGGWIQTSPDDKYLYRAISGRGKGALGPNDPGTTGGVYVLDIQKLLAAGTDFQCRIDTLAEAQTGGAESDCPTVAGAAPINPGQPAAGPHWGAYDNFKLGADGFYHETKSPERIAVSNYFVARSGLDGDHKVNMLNLGPDGKVSVDNTFKDEFSGQVGINFNRKDWPHGSFGNAKPHSELFVIADADVR; this is encoded by the coding sequence ATGCTGTCCACTTCGCCCCGATGGCGAAAACTCGTGATCGGCGCACTGGCGGGCGTGCTCGCCGTCGGCGCGGTCACCTACCAGGGGTCGAGCACCGAGGCGTACGCCGACGTGCAGACCTTCACCGATTCGAAGACCGCCTCCGACGGCAAGCAGTACTGGGTGAAGAACCACCTGGTCGGCGGCCAGCAAACCGCTCGCGCGGCCGGGGAAAAGCGCAAGAAATGGCTGCTCGTCTGGGCCGGTGACGAGAACATCGCCGACACGCTGGTCAAGGACGTGAAGAACCTGCCGGGTTCGCTCGCCGGTGGCCTCGGCAAGGTGACCAATGCCTTGCCCGGCCCCGATTTCCTGGCCGTGATCGACGCGACCGAGGGCTCGAGCACCTACGGCAAGGTGGTCAACACCGCCACCGTCGGCCCGCTGGTGGAGAACGAGCCGCACCACATGCAGTACGTGTGGCACAAGGGCGACACGATCTACGCTGGCGCGTTGTTCGCCGCGGCGACCTACGCCTTCGACGTCAGCGCGTTGCCGGAGCTGAAGCTCAAGGGCATCAGCCTGCCGACCAACACCCTCGGCGGTTCGGTGCCCGACGCGTACTGGACGCTGAAGGACGGCACCGCCTACGGCACCTACATGGGCGGCCCGGTGGTGCCCGGTCCGTACGCCTACGCCAACGGGCAGGTCGCCGTCGGCAACGGGTTCGCCGGCAGTCCCGGCGCGCTGGTCCGGTTCGACCAGACCGGCAAGGTGCTGTCGCAGACCTCGGCGGCGACCCCGCAGGGCGACAACGCGAAGCTGTGCGCGAACCTGCCGCAGCTCGGGAAACCGACCTGTGCCAACCCGCACGGCATCCAGGCCCGCGAGGACCTGAACACGCTGGTCACCAGCGACTACGCGGAACCGCGCAACATCATCCTCGACCCGGTGAAGCAGCCGTCGCCGTACCTGCGGCGGCCGACCGTGCGGACCTGGGACATCACCGAGCGGGACAACCCGAAGCTGAAGGCGGTGTCCTACCTGCAGGACGGCCCCCGCGCCGATCCGGCGGACCCGCTGCACGCGGAGAGCCGCGCGGTGATGGAGACGACGGTGACCAACCTGCCCGGCCACAAGGGCGCGTTCGCCCAGACCATGCAGGGCGGTGCGGTGCACTACACGCCGGACATCACCGCCAAGGAACCGAAGTGGGTCGAGGTGTTCGACGACGGGGCCGCCAACAAGGCGATCCACGCCGGGAACGACTCGAACGGCGGTGGCTCGAACGGTGGCTGGATCCAGACCAGCCCCGACGACAAGTACCTGTACCGCGCGATTTCCGGGCGGGGCAAGGGCGCGCTGGGGCCGAACGACCCCGGCACCACCGGTGGGGTCTACGTGCTCGACATCCAGAAGCTGCTGGCCGCGGGCACCGACTTCCAGTGCAGGATCGACACCTTGGCCGAAGCGCAGACGGGCGGCGCGGAAAGCGACTGCCCGACCGTCGCCGGTGCCGCGCCGATCAACCCCGGCCAGCCCGCCGCGGGCCCGCACTGGGGTGCCTACGACAACTTCAAGCTCGGCGCCGACGGCTTCTACCACGAAACCAAGTCGCCGGAACGGATCGCGGTGTCGAACTACTTCGTCGCACGGTCCGGTTTGGATGGTGACCACAAGGTGAACATGCTGAACCTCGGTCCCGACGGCAAGGTCAGCGTGGACAACACCTTCAAGGACGAGTTCTCCGGTCAGGTGGGCATCAACTTCAACCGGAAGGACTGGCCGCACGGGTCGTTCGGCAACGCCAAACCGCACTCGGAGCTGTTCGTCATCGCCGACGCGGACGTCAGGTAG